From Domibacillus sp. DTU_2020_1001157_1_SI_ALB_TIR_016, a single genomic window includes:
- the tyrS gene encoding tyrosine--tRNA ligase: MELLEDLKWRGIVYQQTDEEGIEKMLKDEKIALYCGVDPTADSMHIGHLLPFLTLRRFQQHGHKPIVLVGGATGTIGDPSGKKEERTLQTMEQVQKNVNGLRAQLEKIFSVEGENGAVLVNNYDWIGSMDVVTFLRDFGKNIGVNYMLAKDTVASRLESGISFTEFAYTILQAMDFYYLHKNHGCRMQIGGSDQWGNITTGLEMIRKLNPEGEQAYGFTIPLVTKSDGTKFGKTESGAVWLDPEKTSPYEFYQFWINTADADTIRYLKIFTFLSKEEIEALEASMKEEAHLRKAQKALAEEMTRLIHGEEALAQAINITKALFSGDIKSLSADEIEQGLKDVPSYTAEGELPNIVDLLVDAKISPSKRQAREDVQNGAVSINGEKMTDTAYILSEEDKMDGRFTVIRRGKKKYFLIQYK, translated from the coding sequence ATGGAATTGTTAGAAGACTTAAAATGGCGGGGCATCGTCTACCAGCAGACAGACGAAGAAGGCATTGAAAAAATGCTGAAAGATGAAAAAATTGCCCTGTACTGTGGTGTTGATCCGACAGCAGACAGTATGCATATCGGCCATTTGCTGCCATTTTTAACACTGCGCCGCTTTCAGCAGCACGGCCATAAGCCTATTGTGCTGGTGGGGGGAGCGACGGGAACAATCGGCGACCCGAGCGGTAAAAAAGAAGAGCGTACGCTGCAGACGATGGAGCAGGTGCAAAAAAATGTGAACGGCCTTCGTGCCCAGCTGGAAAAAATCTTCTCAGTAGAAGGTGAAAATGGCGCTGTTCTTGTCAATAACTACGACTGGATCGGGTCTATGGATGTAGTGACATTCCTCCGTGACTTCGGAAAAAATATCGGTGTGAACTACATGCTGGCCAAGGATACAGTCGCATCACGGCTTGAGAGCGGCATTTCATTCACAGAGTTTGCTTATACGATTTTACAGGCGATGGATTTCTACTATCTTCATAAAAACCACGGCTGCCGCATGCAAATTGGGGGCAGTGATCAATGGGGCAATATTACAACCGGCCTTGAAATGATCCGTAAACTAAACCCAGAAGGCGAGCAGGCATATGGCTTTACCATCCCGCTTGTAACGAAATCAGACGGAACTAAATTCGGAAAAACGGAAAGCGGCGCAGTATGGCTTGATCCGGAGAAAACATCTCCTTACGAGTTTTACCAGTTTTGGATTAACACAGCGGACGCTGATACAATCCGCTACTTGAAAATTTTCACGTTCCTTTCAAAAGAAGAAATCGAAGCACTTGAAGCATCAATGAAAGAAGAAGCGCACCTTCGTAAAGCACAAAAAGCGCTTGCAGAAGAAATGACGCGTCTCATTCATGGAGAAGAAGCGTTGGCTCAAGCGATCAATATTACAAAAGCGCTGTTCAGCGGTGACATTAAGTCATTATCTGCTGACGAAATCGAGCAGGGGCTTAAAGACGTTCCAAGCTACACGGCAGAAGGAGAGCTTCCAAACATTGTTGACCTGCTTGTCGACGCTAAGATTTCTCCATCAAAACGCCAGGCGCGTGAAGATGTGCAAAACGGCGCTGTATCGATCAACGGTGAAAAAATGACAGACACGGCTTATATTTTATCGGAAGAAGACAAAATGGACGGCCGATTCACTGTCATCCGCCGTGGGAAAAAGAAGTACTTTTTAATTCAGTACAAGTAA
- a CDS encoding HAMP domain-containing sensor histidine kinase, which yields MNTYFNLKRIYYIGMGFVIAAMITGLLWGNPHFHQMDSTFMMHVLLVALVSLCLLMYPAFRNRVMKTVLISAAIAYFYTIFFLYPDTWSTFIYICLIPAISILFFDPKLFYLTLFMNTAAITSIVSYVMITQKGGLYVLIKQDLIGNMINFFGSQIILCLLFYLTYLRIKKQRLYYEQIQQAERIKTAGQLAAAVAHEIRNPLTVVKGFLQLYEQDSSYNEEAKKHFALMIDELDTAEEVISQFLTLSAPSKEISMEKIKVKESLYNVVGLLHSYGLLHANRIELEAEEECTIAANQMEFKQLCINLIKNAIEASEDGHSVLVRAKQVKHNVEISIIDHGKGMSEMEIQSLGTPFYSLKSKGTGLGLMICFNIVKKYKGTIRFQSVKEKGTTVTLQFPLYEEMM from the coding sequence ATGAACACATATTTTAATTTAAAAAGAATCTATTATATTGGAATGGGATTTGTGATAGCAGCCATGATCACAGGGTTATTATGGGGAAATCCTCATTTTCATCAAATGGATTCAACCTTTATGATGCATGTACTTCTTGTAGCCTTGGTTTCTTTATGCCTTCTCATGTATCCTGCTTTTCGAAACCGCGTGATGAAAACCGTGCTTATTTCGGCAGCCATCGCGTATTTTTATACGATTTTCTTCCTTTATCCAGATACGTGGTCTACGTTTATTTACATTTGTTTGATTCCGGCTATCTCCATTTTATTCTTTGATCCAAAGCTTTTTTATTTAACACTGTTTATGAATACGGCCGCTATTACAAGTATTGTAAGTTATGTCATGATCACTCAAAAAGGCGGGCTGTATGTTTTAATAAAGCAGGATCTGATCGGAAATATGATTAACTTTTTCGGCAGCCAGATTATCTTGTGCCTTCTTTTTTATCTGACCTACTTACGAATTAAAAAACAGCGCCTTTATTATGAACAAATTCAGCAGGCAGAGCGAATTAAAACAGCCGGACAATTAGCGGCTGCGGTTGCACATGAAATAAGAAATCCGCTAACGGTTGTAAAAGGATTTTTACAGCTGTATGAACAAGACTCTTCATACAATGAAGAAGCAAAAAAGCACTTTGCTTTAATGATAGATGAACTCGATACGGCGGAGGAAGTAATCTCTCAATTTTTAACGCTTTCTGCGCCAAGCAAAGAAATTAGTATGGAAAAAATAAAGGTAAAAGAAAGTCTCTACAATGTAGTGGGCCTGCTTCATTCATATGGCCTGCTGCATGCAAACCGGATTGAGTTAGAAGCGGAGGAAGAGTGTACTATTGCGGCCAATCAAATGGAATTCAAGCAATTATGTATTAATCTCATTAAAAACGCGATAGAAGCGTCTGAAGATGGCCATTCTGTACTTGTTCGGGCAAAACAGGTTAAACACAACGTAGAAATTAGCATTATCGATCATGGAAAGGGCATGTCAGAAATGGAAATTCAATCACTGGGCACTCCTTTTTATTCATTAAAAAGCAAAGGAACCGGCCTTGGTTTAATGATTTGCTTCAATATCGTAAAAAAATATAAAGGAACCATACGTTTTCAAAGTGTAAAAGAAAAAGGAACAACAGTAACACTTCAATTTCCTTTATATGAAGAGATGATGTAA
- the rpsD gene encoding 30S ribosomal protein S4, translating into MARYTGPSWKISRRLGISLSGTGKEIEKRPYAPGPHGPNQRKKMSEYGQQLQEKQKLRHMYGVTERQFRNLFDRAGKLKGVYGENFMILLESRLDNLVYRLGLARTRRQARQLVNHGHITVDGKRLDIPSYQVKIGQTIGVREKSNNFSIIKEAVEVNNFVPDYLTFDADKLEGTFTRLPERSELPAEINEALIVEFYSR; encoded by the coding sequence ATGGCTCGTTACACAGGTCCAAGCTGGAAAATCTCCCGCCGTCTAGGCATTTCTCTTAGCGGTACAGGTAAAGAAATCGAAAAACGCCCTTACGCTCCAGGTCCACACGGCCCGAACCAGCGTAAAAAGATGTCTGAATACGGACAACAACTTCAAGAAAAACAAAAACTTCGTCACATGTACGGCGTGACTGAGCGTCAATTCCGTAATTTGTTTGACCGCGCTGGTAAACTAAAAGGCGTATACGGTGAAAACTTCATGATTCTTCTTGAATCACGTCTTGATAACCTTGTATACCGTTTAGGTCTTGCCCGCACTCGTCGTCAAGCTCGTCAGCTTGTTAACCATGGTCACATCACAGTTGATGGAAAACGTCTTGACATTCCATCATACCAAGTGAAAATCGGCCAAACAATCGGCGTTCGCGAAAAATCAAACAACTTCTCAATCATCAAAGAAGCAGTAGAAGTAAACAACTTCGTACCTGACTACTTGACGTTTGATGCTGATAAACTTGAAGGTACGTTCACTCGTCTTCCAGAGCGTTCTGAACTTCCAGCAGAAATCAACGAAGCGCTTATCGTAGAGTTCTACTCTCGTTAA
- a CDS encoding GAF domain-containing protein: MFQTAAYSGTKPEQYSLVNKQLEALLTGETNTIANLANASALLGQFLPRINWVGFYVLDETKNGLVLGPFQGLPACVRIPFGKGVCGTAAAEGKTLRIEDVHAFPGHIACDAASRSEIVVPLIKDGELLGVLDIDSPETNRFDQEDEEGLIQFAETLVRFL; this comes from the coding sequence ATGTTTCAAACCGCCGCTTACTCTGGAACAAAACCAGAACAATATTCACTTGTAAATAAGCAGTTAGAAGCACTGCTGACAGGAGAAACGAATACGATTGCCAATTTAGCCAATGCGTCGGCTCTTCTTGGCCAATTCCTTCCCCGGATTAACTGGGTTGGATTTTATGTACTTGATGAAACCAAAAACGGACTGGTGCTTGGGCCTTTCCAGGGACTTCCTGCCTGCGTCCGTATTCCGTTCGGCAAAGGCGTATGCGGAACTGCTGCTGCTGAGGGAAAAACACTTCGTATTGAAGATGTACATGCATTTCCGGGACACATCGCCTGTGACGCTGCATCCCGTTCTGAAATTGTCGTTCCCCTTATAAAAGATGGTGAACTGCTGGGTGTGCTCGATATTGACAGCCCGGAAACAAACCGCTTTGACCAAGAGGACGAAGAAGGACTCATTCAGTTCGCCGAAACACTCGTCCGCTTTTTATAA
- the hisJ gene encoding histidinol-phosphatase HisJ, with translation MLRDGHIHTRYCPHGSTDSLDQYIERALELGFSEITFTEHAPLPDHFIDPAPNRDSSMRKSDLEQYLKEVENAKKQYASSLTIHTGLEVDFIIGFEEETTQFLTEYGPFLDDAILSVHFLPLNERFVCVDFSEEEFGRIIKEAGSIEFVYELYYDTVLKSVQANLGAFKPTRIGHITLTRKFQLLYPCKQSFEPHINRLLQAIKQANYSLDYNGAGFVKPLCGETYPPLDIARAAHSLGIPIVYGSDAHAAAGIGQGLEQIDRTIIIEGSV, from the coding sequence ATGCTTAGAGACGGACATATTCATACACGATACTGCCCGCACGGCTCAACCGATTCATTAGATCAGTATATTGAGCGTGCACTTGAGCTTGGCTTTTCGGAAATTACATTTACAGAACACGCGCCGCTGCCGGACCACTTTATAGACCCTGCACCAAACCGGGACAGTTCTATGCGAAAAAGCGACCTTGAACAGTATTTAAAAGAAGTGGAAAACGCGAAAAAGCAATATGCCTCTTCTCTTACCATCCATACCGGTCTGGAAGTAGATTTCATCATAGGTTTCGAAGAAGAAACCACTCAATTTCTAACAGAATACGGTCCCTTTTTAGATGATGCGATTTTATCCGTTCATTTTCTTCCGTTGAACGAACGATTTGTCTGCGTCGACTTCAGTGAAGAAGAATTTGGACGAATCATAAAAGAAGCCGGATCAATTGAATTTGTCTATGAATTATACTATGATACCGTATTGAAGTCTGTACAAGCAAATCTCGGGGCTTTTAAGCCAACCCGAATTGGACATATTACGCTTACGCGTAAATTTCAGCTCCTATATCCGTGTAAACAATCGTTCGAGCCGCATATAAATCGCTTGCTGCAGGCCATTAAACAGGCCAATTATTCGCTTGATTATAACGGGGCCGGGTTTGTTAAACCGCTTTGCGGTGAAACATATCCGCCTCTTGATATTGCCCGTGCCGCTCATTCGCTCGGTATTCCGATCGTTTACGGGTCCGATGCTCACGCGGCTGCCGGCATTGGGCAAGGATTAGAGCAAATTGACCGCACTATTATAATAGAAGGAAGTGTTTAA
- the ezrA gene encoding septation ring formation regulator EzrA gives MEFVIGAIIVVLVFFIYTMMNKKKNRAEIDRLDMKKTELLHRPVHEELAKVKRLNMTGQTEALFDRWRTEWDEVVTIDIPAVDEKLFLSEEQTDKFRFGAAKKTNNEIESRLHQIEKKVNNILSELDQLVGSEEKNRSEGEDMHTRQREAKKRLLAHRHTFGKAASVLEVQLEVLAGRFEKFADLTEEGNYLEARELLMEIQAEMDAMEHKMSRIPVLMTEVNHTLPAQLSEIEHGYKEMKQDGYLLDHLQIEKETAALKEELSRGRDLLLKTEVGETELIVSDARDSIEFFYDLLEKEVMAKHQVLKDEGETGTAIAGIIDQNEELLEETDLVKQSYQLSGEESDVPKRLKEEIYHLEKQYEILHGRIQEEKTAYSFLHDELKEIQARIAEMKKEQQGFAAFLQTLRKDEVEAAEELHGLRNQLQQIMRKVKQSNLPDIPDYYREMSEDARVCIQQTNTHLNEKPLNMKAVREQLDAASASIDHLANKTDELIDQVALAERMIQFGNRYRRTHPAVGPKLTEAELAFRQADYSKALELCATAIDKVDPKGLKKFDAQYKQEQ, from the coding sequence GTGGAATTTGTCATTGGAGCGATCATTGTCGTACTTGTTTTTTTCATCTATACAATGATGAATAAGAAAAAAAACAGGGCTGAAATCGATCGGCTGGATATGAAGAAAACAGAACTGCTTCACCGGCCGGTTCATGAAGAGCTGGCTAAAGTAAAAAGACTTAATATGACAGGGCAGACAGAGGCTCTGTTTGATAGATGGCGCACCGAATGGGATGAGGTCGTAACCATCGATATTCCAGCTGTGGATGAAAAGCTTTTTCTTTCAGAAGAGCAGACGGATAAATTTCGATTTGGCGCCGCCAAAAAAACAAATAATGAGATTGAAAGCCGCCTCCATCAAATTGAAAAAAAAGTAAATAATATTTTATCGGAACTCGATCAGCTGGTTGGAAGTGAGGAAAAAAACCGGTCCGAAGGTGAAGACATGCACACACGCCAGCGTGAAGCGAAAAAAAGGCTGCTTGCTCATCGTCACACTTTTGGCAAAGCGGCATCCGTGCTTGAGGTGCAGCTTGAAGTGCTTGCAGGCCGTTTTGAAAAGTTCGCCGATTTAACTGAAGAAGGAAACTATCTTGAAGCGCGGGAGCTGTTAATGGAAATTCAAGCGGAAATGGATGCGATGGAGCATAAGATGTCGCGCATTCCTGTTTTAATGACAGAAGTAAACCATACACTTCCGGCTCAATTATCGGAAATTGAGCATGGCTATAAGGAAATGAAGCAGGACGGCTATCTGCTCGATCATTTACAGATTGAAAAAGAAACAGCGGCTTTAAAAGAAGAGCTGAGCCGCGGACGCGATCTTCTTTTGAAAACAGAAGTAGGGGAAACAGAGCTTATAGTGTCCGATGCCAGAGACAGTATCGAATTTTTCTATGATCTGCTTGAAAAAGAAGTGATGGCGAAGCATCAAGTGTTAAAAGATGAAGGTGAAACGGGCACGGCTATTGCCGGGATCATTGACCAGAACGAGGAGCTGCTCGAAGAAACCGATCTCGTGAAACAAAGCTATCAGCTCAGCGGAGAAGAATCCGATGTGCCGAAACGGCTAAAAGAGGAAATTTACCATCTTGAGAAACAATATGAAATTTTACACGGGCGCATTCAAGAAGAAAAAACGGCTTATTCATTCCTTCATGATGAATTAAAAGAAATCCAGGCCCGTATCGCCGAAATGAAAAAAGAGCAGCAGGGCTTTGCTGCTTTCCTTCAAACGCTTCGAAAAGACGAGGTAGAGGCGGCAGAGGAACTGCACGGACTCAGAAACCAGCTTCAGCAGATTATGCGGAAAGTAAAGCAAAGCAATCTGCCGGATATCCCAGATTATTACCGGGAAATGAGTGAAGATGCGCGTGTGTGTATTCAGCAGACGAATACACACTTGAATGAAAAACCGTTAAATATGAAAGCGGTGCGGGAACAGCTGGATGCAGCAAGTGCCTCGATTGATCATCTTGCCAATAAAACAGACGAGCTGATCGACCAAGTAGCGCTGGCAGAACGAATGATTCAGTTTGGCAACCGGTACCGCCGCACGCATCCTGCTGTGGGACCTAAGCTGACTGAAGCCGAGCTCGCTTTTCGCCAGGCAGATTACAGTAAAGCATTGGAACTGTGCGCGACAGCGATCGACAAAGTGGATCCCAAAGGGCTCAAAAAGTTTGATGCCCAGTACAAACAAGAACAATGA
- a CDS encoding cysteine desulfurase family protein: MIYFDNSATTMPDDSVLETFIKASKRFFANPSSLHHAGMEAERFLHKARTQVASLCGVSASEIIFTSGGTESNNLAIKGTAQFYKGRGRHIVTTQIEHPSVFEACRDLEQDGFRVTYVKPSANGVVMPADIEQAITDETILVSVMHVNNETGAVQPIQEIGRIIQQHPQTLFHVDAVQGFGKVPLNLEDWGVHLVSVSGHKLHGLNGTGFLFKKHGIHLAPLLSGGGQESGFRSGTEHTAGAASLAKAVRMAFESDMEPVRHITEWLYHELGKRPWVNIHTPIAQSAPHILSLSFPGLKGEVLVHALEQEEVIVSTTSACSSKLAKPSRVLQAMGISSELAASAIRISLSSRNTMKEAEQFIEALDQVVPTLAKKRNERT; this comes from the coding sequence ATGATCTATTTCGACAACAGTGCGACAACAATGCCCGATGATTCGGTGCTCGAGACATTTATAAAAGCAAGCAAGCGTTTCTTCGCCAATCCGTCTTCCCTTCATCATGCAGGCATGGAGGCAGAACGATTTCTTCATAAAGCGCGTACTCAAGTGGCTTCGCTTTGTGGAGTGTCAGCGTCCGAGATTATTTTTACGTCGGGCGGTACAGAATCCAATAACCTGGCGATCAAAGGTACGGCACAGTTCTACAAGGGCAGGGGACGGCACATCGTCACGACTCAAATTGAGCATCCTTCTGTTTTTGAGGCATGCCGCGATCTCGAACAGGATGGATTTCGAGTGACGTACGTAAAGCCGTCAGCAAACGGGGTTGTGATGCCGGCGGATATTGAGCAGGCGATAACAGACGAAACGATTTTGGTTTCTGTTATGCACGTGAACAATGAAACGGGTGCAGTGCAGCCGATTCAAGAGATCGGCCGTATCATCCAGCAGCATCCGCAAACACTATTTCATGTAGATGCTGTTCAGGGATTTGGCAAAGTGCCGCTTAACCTGGAGGATTGGGGTGTTCACCTGGTGTCTGTATCCGGTCATAAGCTGCATGGATTAAATGGCACAGGCTTTTTATTTAAAAAGCACGGTATTCACCTTGCTCCTTTGCTTTCGGGCGGCGGGCAGGAAAGCGGCTTCCGAAGCGGCACAGAGCACACGGCTGGAGCGGCTTCACTGGCAAAAGCCGTTCGTATGGCGTTTGAATCGGATATGGAACCGGTGCGGCACATCACCGAATGGCTGTATCATGAACTGGGAAAACGTCCATGGGTAAACATCCATACTCCGATTGCTCAATCGGCTCCACATATTTTAAGTTTATCTTTTCCTGGTTTAAAGGGGGAAGTTCTTGTACATGCACTTGAACAGGAAGAAGTGATTGTTTCAACGACCAGCGCCTGTTCTTCGAAGCTCGCAAAGCCAAGCCGGGTGCTTCAGGCGATGGGCATCAGCAGCGAACTTGCGGCTTCGGCAATTCGCATCAGCTTGTCATCCCGCAATACGATGAAGGAAGCTGAACAATTTATCGAAGCGTTGGACCAGGTCGTTCCAACGCTCGCAAAAAAAAGGAATGAACGAACATGA
- the thiI gene encoding tRNA uracil 4-sulfurtransferase ThiI yields the protein MNYDRVLIRYGEMSTKGRNRSKFTNKMKTNIKRLLKDDRISVEAQRDRMFLYLNGASFDKVKGALVHVSGIQSFSPVMKTAQNIDDIKEAALALVEKAMDGKPASFKVNTRRADKQFPLDTHELNHEIGSFVLRKTEQLTVDVRNPDFILTIEVREEGVYLSSETIPGAGGMPAGASGKAVLLLSGGIDSPVAGYMMMKRGVEIEAVHFFSPPYTSDRAKQKVIDLANVLTTYGGNVRLHIVPFTKIQETIHKQVPENYTMTSTRRIMMRIADRIREQTGALAIVTGESLGQVASQTMESMAAINDVTNTPVLRPLIAVDKLEIMNIARKIGTHDISILPFEDCCTIFTPAAPKTKPKTEKVQFFESFLDFEPLIEEAIQSTETMLLPNIEEEMDDLL from the coding sequence ATGAATTATGACCGTGTATTGATCCGGTACGGTGAAATGTCCACAAAAGGGCGGAACCGGAGTAAATTTACAAATAAAATGAAAACCAACATTAAACGTTTGTTAAAAGATGATCGAATTAGTGTAGAAGCGCAGCGGGATCGGATGTTTCTTTATTTAAATGGAGCATCTTTTGACAAAGTAAAGGGTGCGCTTGTCCATGTGTCGGGCATTCAATCCTTCAGCCCGGTAATGAAAACAGCGCAGAATATTGATGACATAAAAGAAGCAGCACTGGCGCTGGTTGAAAAAGCAATGGATGGCAAACCGGCTTCGTTCAAAGTCAATACACGCCGGGCAGACAAACAGTTTCCGCTTGATACGCATGAGCTGAATCATGAAATTGGCAGCTTTGTTTTACGAAAAACGGAACAATTAACAGTAGATGTACGAAATCCGGATTTCATCTTAACGATCGAAGTAAGAGAAGAAGGGGTTTATTTATCTTCAGAAACGATTCCTGGAGCAGGCGGCATGCCAGCGGGCGCTTCAGGTAAAGCGGTTCTTCTTTTATCCGGCGGAATTGACAGTCCAGTTGCCGGTTACATGATGATGAAGCGCGGCGTCGAAATCGAAGCAGTTCATTTTTTCAGCCCTCCCTATACAAGCGACCGGGCTAAACAAAAAGTGATTGATCTGGCAAACGTACTGACAACATATGGCGGCAATGTCCGTCTGCATATCGTGCCGTTCACGAAGATTCAGGAAACGATTCACAAGCAGGTGCCGGAAAACTACACAATGACCTCAACACGGCGGATTATGATGCGCATTGCTGACCGCATTCGTGAACAGACCGGCGCCCTGGCCATTGTCACAGGAGAAAGCCTTGGACAGGTAGCCAGCCAGACGATGGAAAGCATGGCTGCGATCAATGATGTAACCAACACACCAGTTCTTCGGCCGCTCATTGCAGTAGACAAACTTGAAATCATGAATATTGCCCGCAAAATCGGTACGCATGACATTTCGATTCTTCCGTTTGAAGATTGCTGCACGATTTTTACGCCGGCTGCACCAAAAACAAAGCCGAAAACGGAAAAAGTCCAGTTTTTTGAAAGCTTTTTAGACTTTGAACCGCTGATTGAAGAAGCGATTCAATCAACCGAGACAATGTTGCTTCCAAACATTGAAGAAGAAATGGACGATCTTTTGTAA
- the rarD gene encoding EamA family transporter RarD, translating into MQDERKAGMIYTAGSYVIWGLIPIYWKLVSGVSAYEILANRVIWSFVFMILLLVLMRKLAPLGQVLKEITTHPKKAAALATASVLVSINWFVFIWAVNNNHIIETSMGYYINPLMSVLLGILVLKEALSKAQILSFILAGCGVLIMTFSYGSFPWVSISLAVSFALYGLAKKMIRMDAAVGLTIETAVVTPIAVLYLIFLSSNGTLQLFSGSVQTDLLLIGGGVLTAVPLLLFGHGAQKIPLYLIGFLQYIAPTMTLLLGVFLYHEPFTPSQLLSFSFIWSALVVFTFAQLKTVQKKKAVI; encoded by the coding sequence ATGCAGGATGAACGAAAAGCCGGCATGATCTATACAGCCGGTTCGTATGTAATATGGGGCTTGATTCCGATTTACTGGAAGCTGGTCAGCGGTGTATCCGCTTATGAAATACTTGCTAACCGCGTGATATGGTCGTTTGTTTTTATGATTTTGCTGCTTGTTCTGATGAGAAAGCTTGCTCCGCTGGGACAAGTGTTAAAAGAAATTACCACTCACCCTAAGAAAGCGGCGGCACTTGCAACGGCTTCTGTTTTAGTCAGCATTAACTGGTTTGTGTTTATTTGGGCAGTTAACAACAACCATATTATTGAAACAAGCATGGGCTATTATATCAATCCGCTTATGAGTGTGCTGCTTGGTATTCTTGTATTGAAAGAAGCTCTTTCAAAAGCACAAATCCTTTCTTTTATTTTAGCGGGATGCGGTGTGCTCATTATGACTTTTTCCTATGGCTCTTTTCCGTGGGTGTCGATATCACTGGCGGTTTCGTTTGCGCTTTACGGACTGGCTAAGAAAATGATCAGAATGGATGCTGCAGTGGGATTAACGATCGAGACAGCTGTTGTGACGCCGATCGCTGTTTTATATTTGATTTTTCTTTCATCGAACGGAACCCTTCAATTGTTTTCCGGCAGTGTACAAACGGATCTTCTGCTTATCGGAGGAGGCGTACTGACGGCCGTTCCCCTTCTTTTATTTGGTCACGGCGCCCAAAAAATACCGCTTTATTTAATTGGTTTTTTACAGTATATTGCTCCGACAATGACGCTGCTGCTCGGTGTGTTTTTATACCATGAGCCTTTTACACCATCCCAGCTGCTGTCATTTTCTTTTATTTGGAGTGCGCTTGTTGTTTTTACATTTGCTCAACTAAAAACGGTTCAAAAGAAAAAAGCCGTTATTTAA
- the tpx gene encoding thiol peroxidase, whose product MANVTFKGNPMTLIGDEVKVGDKAPDFTVLANDLSPVTLADTAGKVRLISVVPSIDTGVCDAQTRRFNEEAAQLDNVEVLTISADLPFAQKRWCAAAGLENVKTLSDHRDFSFAQAYGVGMQELRLLARSVFVIDSSDTVTYVEYVGEGTDHPDYAAAIEAAKAAN is encoded by the coding sequence ATGGCAAACGTAACATTTAAAGGCAATCCAATGACATTGATTGGCGATGAAGTAAAAGTAGGAGACAAAGCGCCGGACTTTACTGTTTTGGCGAATGACTTATCTCCAGTCACGCTTGCAGACACAGCAGGCAAAGTCCGTTTAATCAGTGTAGTGCCTTCGATTGATACAGGTGTTTGCGATGCGCAGACACGCCGTTTTAACGAAGAAGCAGCCCAATTGGACAACGTTGAAGTATTAACCATTTCAGCTGATCTTCCATTTGCTCAAAAACGCTGGTGTGCAGCAGCGGGTCTTGAAAATGTGAAAACATTATCAGATCACCGTGATTTTTCATTTGCACAAGCGTACGGCGTTGGAATGCAGGAACTTCGCCTTCTGGCTCGTTCTGTTTTTGTAATCGATTCGAGCGACACTGTTACATACGTGGAGTATGTTGGAGAAGGAACAGATCATCCAGACTACGCCGCAGCAATTGAAGCTGCAAAAGCAGCAAACTAA